The segment aacaaaacaaaacaacaactaaaaacTTATATATGTCAAGAAGTCTCATACTGACCACTCAACATTTAACATCGTGCTTAACCTCCATTAAAAACTTTCTTCCAAAACAGCTGACATGTACTTGCCTTTTATTATTTGGctaagaggaagggaaaaaaagaaaaactgaactcAGAAGCAATTTGAAAAGTAACAGCCAAAAGTACAGTGCCAGGTGAGCAAGAATTAAGCAGACAGTGCCTACATGCTGGGATAGCTCACCTGGTGCAAATCATACTGCTTTGTGTGGTCTCCACCCCAGCTAACCTTCTGACTACATGTTTTTCTGGGCTGGACGCGCAGACACGGTTGCCAACCTGTTCTGCTGCAAAGCAtatgggaaagggaaaaggaagtttTGGTCCAAGACAAAGCAGTAATCCAGCCAGGATTGGATTCCTGCTGTTTTATCCATTATCTGTAGGCTCATGAATATGCATGAGCTTCAAAATtcattacatattttaatttctcacaTGAATGTGTCACTGAACTTAATCATTCTCTTTccagagcacagctgcagcttgGAAGCTCAGATTCACTCCTACGGGGCAAAAACCTCTATCAACTCCCAAAATTTAAGAATAGGCCAGATGCTTTCTTCCATCATATCACAGTCTACCCACAGTAGTTCTGGGTCAACGCTAGTATGCCAAAAATTAGTCTCGTTCAACTCATACTCTGCGTTATTAAGCTGTCTGCTAAAAATAATGACACTAGGTTGAAACATTAAGCTTCAAAAGAGAAGCCAGGTTGACCCAGGGCATAAAGTaaattctcttctttctcccagGGTGTGCTGTTATGCTAGGTACTGACCTCTCCAGTGTTTCTGCTGGCAGAAATAGCACAATATATGGTGATCCACCCAACTGAAAGATGAGGCCATCACTTCCCCTCAACCATATGTCCTGGTCCCCCCGCCAGGGAGCAATCTGATCTCATGGAGGTGGAGGGATGAACAAACAATGTCTTTTTACACTCTGATGTTATTTTCTCTCTAAAAAGAGATGCTAACAAACCCCAAGCCAAAGTTTGAATGGGATCCACAAGATCTAGATCACACACCCACATACAGCCTGGATGCAGCACAACTAGAGGGTATGACACGCACAGGTTGTTAAAGCCTATCTGCTAGGTTTTGAGAGGGagaatcaaggaaaaaaaggagaaagaagaaaataaacatgctAAGAAAGCCAAATTAAAAAGGAATGGTGATTATTTTCCTAGGAGATAGCAGGCAATTTTCCCTGAAGCACAAGGTCTTTTGTATAAAATGGCAAGAGTCTGAGGGTCCTCATCTCTCCTGAATTTACCTTTTCCAGAGCGTTACCTGTGTTGTACAAGTTACATggccacaggaaaagcaggGCAGTCCAGCGAAGATtcatccccagctccctgtgGTGCCGGATGAGAAGACAGCTCTGTCACCTGGCTATCTCCCTTTGCTTCCCATGCCTAAGGACATTCCCTGGAGAGAAAGAGCAATTCttctgctggctgctctgcaaCTAGATTACCTCAAAAAAGGTAACTTCCAAAGAAGTAGTCCAGGCTGTTATGAATAATGAACAAACACCAAAGAATTACTAAGCAGGTGAAGCACACACAGCAGTGACATGCTCTGTCTCAACAGCAcaacaaaaagctgaaatagTAGCACACCTTGCACTTGCACCACATATAAAATGGGTGGCTCCTCAACAGGTAcagcaaagaacaaaagaatcctctttcatttttcatttaatttcaggtAGCAGCACAGCGTGGCTGCCCTTGTGGGCCATCATTTATTGAGCATCCCCTATTGCCTGGGCAACAAGGGGTACAGCGATGGCTCTTCCAAGCCACCCACAATAAGCCAGAGCTACCATCGTGTCAGAGCTGTATAGCTGGGGTTTGAGTGTGAGACCAAAGATCAGAGCAAATCATGACAAATACTTATATGTGGAATCACTCCCTGCGAGGAATATTCCTTAAACATGACGAGTGGTGTGGGATGTTTTCTCAGTTCTACAGGAGAAACAGCAAAAGATGCTTCCACACCAGCTGTGgtgtggagctgctgcccaatTTGCCACTTACCAGTGGCAGTAGTCAGAGCCTGCCATCACATCACACAGGGTTACTGGTAGGCTCTTGCACTCTGCTGATCTGCCCTACATTCAAAACCATATTCTCGGTTAATGAAGCTCATTTAAACAACACTGCCTAAGGGGATCTTGTGCGCCTAAAGCCAGGATGAAGAACTGAAACACACTGGAAGCCACGATCATTACAATCTTGTAGCATAAAGGAGCACTTTCACACGTGCTGAGTCAATAACCTCCATTTCTCGTTAGCGCACTGTGCCCACTCGGAATGCAGCGTGACACCAAGCCAAATGTATTTCCCTTTCCAGTGACCTCGAGTGAAAAAAGTTTCCACCAGGACAAAGGACCAGAATCATTCAAACTCCTCCATCATTTCATCCTGCCTTGCAGAAACTGTTTGTACTCCCTCAGAGCAGTAACGATGTTGAAAGCAAAAATGTCAAGAGGCAGATCCATCTCCTGACTTGAAGGACTTCTCAGAACAACGGAGCGAGTCCGTGTCTGGAACATCTGCTCCTCACTAAAGCAGGGTTGCGAGATCTTCCGGGGCAGCTCTCCTAAAGCACTTGGGTCTCTGCACTAATACTTAAAATAGCAGGCCGAGCAGGGCCCTTGGCACAATGCTAGTCAATCAGCATCCGTCCCCTGTGATTGTGACTGGATGTTGCATGAAGACAACTAATCCTtctttgaaggggaaaaaaaatgcaagccaTTAACTCAGTGTGACGACCCTGTCAGAATGATTAAATGAATAATAGTATTAGAACTTTGCACAATGAGTGTTTTTAATAACATGGGAGTTAGGGAATAATGTTAAATGTTTCAGCTCAAAGACCTAGTTTCCTGTGTTGGCACCAACACTAACAATAAATGTTCATATATCAAGCATTTCTATGGcttcattttaaagagaaatcgGGAGACTGATACACCAAGACCAAGCTGACATCCTGTTTCTGTGCGTGTGAACACAGACAAAACCTCACTGCACTGTCAGTGTGTCCTTGAGGACATTTGCACAAATTCACTCAAGTCTCAGCCCCGTTGCTGTGGCTGACAGGCCCTCAGCAGGACTAAATGGCTCCAACAAACACATCTtcaaaaaaatgctgaaaggtGGCATTAAAATGAATACCTCTTACCCTATTTTCCTCGACCCCAATGCGTCCCCACGGTCAGAAGCTTACAGCAGAGCACACGGACAGCACTGTCCCTGTGAAGCAGCATCCATCTCCCCGAACAGCTCCAGACGGAAAGCAAAGTTAGGTTAATCTACATATGTAATTCAGCTAAAGCAATCTCCTTCAAAGCTCAGTTGGCTACGGACACAATGTTATTGACCTCAAGTGATGAGCAGGAACTCAGACTGTAATTCCTTGCAACCCAGTCACTTCTATCTATAGTCACAAGCTTTCTGCAACTAAATTATCATTTCAAACTTCAAACCCAAACTGAGAGGCATAGCCGAGCCCAGAGGGTGGTTTGGCCATAAGGCGTTAACTTACCAGTCGATCCCTACCTCTACAGTTTGTGGTAACAAGGACTCCAGAAAGTTTAACTGATAATGCAGAGCAAAACTCAGAGGCTCAGTCCCTAGCAATTAAAAAACTTCTAATGAAGTGACAGCTGTTCAACAcgtaaatgaaggaaaagagggCTTAAATCTGATTCTCCATGAGCAAACATCACCATTGTTCAAATCTAACCTTATTTGAGCCCACCTAAAAAGCGAGGACTGGGGAAATGGTGACCGTGGAGGGCAGAGTTCAACAGCAGCCCAGTAGACAAGGACTGACGGAGTCTGTGCTGCCCCTTTGGGGCAGTCCTGCCTGCTCTTCCATGACATGTTGAGTTTGATGTATCTCACTAGCATAAAACATTtccatgtggggaaaaaaataataaaataaaaatacacaacaaGATTTTGCAGTCAGATTAGGGGAAAGAGCGAGAAATACTAACTCTCAAGCTGAGACGCATATACCCAAAAAATACATCCGAAACCCTTCCCAGAAGCGGGAATCTCAGGTCTTGTAGGGTGTGACTCCCCAAGGCCTGCTACAGCCACTTATAACCTCACCAAAGTTCAATGTGACTATGAGTGTTTACAAGCAGAAGGCCTAGGCCAAATTGAGAATGTAAATATTTGGATTCAGTTCCCCAAACTTGCCTCTATCCACACTGCCAACTAAATCCCAACTGCAGGCAAAAAATGCGAAAAGCAGCAGTTGCATGCGCTTTACAGCATGGAGACAAAACTTACACACATGGCattcagcataaaaaaaaaaaagtagactaGTATAGCAGCACAGTAGAATAGTAATTCATAACCTAAACTGACCTAATGTTAAATGAGAAATCAACAAAGTTTGGACCAAAACTTGATTTGACTCAGCTATCATTTGATACATTTTGAAGTCTGATCAGTCCAGATTTTGGTTCCATTATATGAGGTCACTCACGACACGGTGGGGCCAGCACACAGTGGTAGCTTTGACCTAAGCCACGTTCTCTTAAACCATCATACTTCTACAGACTTCTTTCACCCCAATTCTTTCAGCTCTAGGTGAGGGTGGCAGCCAGGGAGGCGTTCAGGAGAGCTGTGCCCTCCCCCAGACGCAGATCCCAAGGGGTACATGCTGCTGCCAGATCCTAGCCCTTCTCAGAAAGCACTAAATGCCTTTCAGTCCCACGTCTCTTCTGCAAACATGGGTTGGGAAGAATCAGAAAGCTAAGCACGTCCCCACGAccaggattttttatttattttttttgcatgtgtgagGTAAGGATTCATGCCTCCTCACTCCCACTGCTGTACACTCACAAGAAGCCCATCCTCTCTCTCTTCAGCTAAGTGGGAAAAGTACAGATCTGGGTCTCTAACTTTATTCAGCTGTGGGAAACTTGGTTTTGCTCTCCAGTTAAAAGCAGGCTCTCCAGCGCACTTAGCAGTGACCTCTCCACAAGGGGCTAGTATCATTTCTTTAAATGCCCCTACACTAAAAATAGTCCTGCTTCCTAAACATGAATGTTTAGCAGTTCCAGGCATTCTGAGATCCTGCataccactatttttttttttattttttttttttttttaaactggccACATTTATTTAaccagcaattaaaaaaaggagGCCCAGCCGCCCCAGTGATTCTTCCCAGAGGGTCTTAGATGTTTAtgaaacacaatgaaaacaataaaGTGGATAAAATCGTGCTATTCCATCAAGCCCTTGGCAAGGCTTCCCAACCAAGAATGAATTGCCATGGTACATTACAGTCAACAGATTACACAATGGCTTGCAGGGTCACCAATAACAAGGGGTCACGCGCTCCTTTAGATGCTGCAGTATATGTTAAAAGTCAGTTGCCTACAGGGAAACTGCAAGGGTTTCTGGCAGCCGCGGCACAAAAACGCAGGATCAGAAAGGACAGGAGGTGCTTCTCCTTCCCAGCACTGGGAGAGGCAGTGGCTGTGCCGAGCAAGCTGAGGGGAAGTTCATCACCCCGAGGAGAGCAGAAGGACGCCAAGCCAAGCAGGATTCCCCTCTTTCTGCACACGAGGTGCAGGTGGGAGTTTGCCAGTCCCGCAGTACCACCCATACCATCACCCCTACCCCAAGGAGCTTCACCACCCGCTCAGGGGAAACCAGGGCCACTGCAGAAGGAAGATGGCAGCTCCCCATCAGTCTGGTGACTCCCAGGAGTGCACAGACTGCCACTGGTCCTAAAAGCATGTGCTTGGCTACATGCTTAGGTATCTTGCTAAAGTAATCATAACTGCTTAAAGGTGTTGGTTTTGCTTGGAACAACTGGTCTTAGAGCCGGAGGAAAACAAATGCCCAAAGGCACAGATCTTCTTCTCACCTGTCAGGCCGGTAACAGGTTTCTATTTTGCCACCTGCATAACCCAGTCACAAAAATTAACGTGAAATTTTGACATTCCTGAACACGCATGATTTTCTCAGATCTGATCTTAAATGTAAGATACTCACACCTCCTTTTGCTTTGTTAACTTATCCACGCACTGTATGGGCTTTTTTCACCTACTGAACACGTATCAATCACAAATCACCAAAACACCACCCAGTCCTAAAGGCTGCTTAACCCCACTCCAACCCACCCTACTCCGCACCAGCAGAGATCAGACGGCAACAATTTCACCCCTTGTTTCCCAAAAGTTTTGGTCACTCCAGGTGGCCTGTGCTGGATTGTGCAGCGCCTGGCTGAAGTTAAAGACCACCTGAATGACGTTAAGGACACTGAGAAGGAAAACCCATCACCCCAAATCAGTGCTACAGTGAAACGAGAGGGTAACAAACGCCGGGTGCCAGCCAGGACCGTCCTTGTGGCTTTACCCACCCAGCGCCCTGCTGAAGCAGCTCCCCCGGCTCCTCGCCTGGAGCTGCCCCGGGGACCCCGCAGCCTTGCACGGGAGCCCAGGCGGCTCCTCCCGCTCCCTTCAGCCTCTCACAGCCCCGCGGCTGCCCCTTCTCCCTTCAGACCGGAGCCCTGCCCGCCGGGGGccgtgtccccagccccccccccggctccccccggctcTTACCAGGCGCGCAGCGGGGCGCTCCCTCAGCCCGGGCGGCGGCTCGGAGcgggctgaggaggaggaggaggaggaggaggaggagggaagggagcgagatggggatggagggggggagagagagaagtatGCGCAGGCAGGAAGTGGGGACGGGCAGATTAATGGGAAGCAGGCGGCCAACAAAGAGACCCGCTCCCACCGCACAGCGGccgaggggaggaggaggaggaggaggaggaggataaagccggggaaggagggaagcaaggaaggaaggagggagagagggagggagggaaggaagagcgAGCTTCCTGCGCCCAGCCCggctgctgtccctgcagaaCAGGGGGAAGGCACCGAAACCTCGCAGCTGGCTGGACCGGGTGGCTTGGACCGGGTGGCTTGGAGGTCTCCTCCAACCCTAATTGTCTGTGGTTGTCTGATTCTCTCTGATTCTGTCTGATTTTGCACTCCTTGAGCGAAAGGCGAGCCCGCCTTCATTGCTCTGACTGAAACAGAACCAAAACGCCGCTCAGGCAAACGCCCCCCTGCACGGCGCTGCTTGCCCGCACCCTGCGCAGCGCGCTCAGCCCCAGCCATGAAACCACTCGGACACACCACCACCTTTACCAAATTTCACCTTTATTCCCCATTTAccacgccccccccacccccccacctcaGCTGCGGGCGTGGCCGCGGCGCCCCctagcggcggcggcggggccgcgtgGCGCAGGCGCGCACTGTGACGGCGGCATGGACGGGGCGCGGACGGCGGGAATGGCGCGCGCCGTGCTGGAgcgggcgcggcggcggcggcgggaaGAGGAGGCGCGGGAGCAGCGGGCGCGGGAGCCCCCGGCGCGCCTCAGCGCGGCCTTCGCGTCCCTGGGCGGGCTCCTGCGGCGCGCGGCGGCCGAGTGCGAGGTgcggggggggcgcagggcaACGCGCGGGGGGCGGGAAGTTTGCGGAGCGCTGCGGGGACTGCaggtggcagcagagctgcagggaagggagcTGCACGTTGATGCACATTTAGCGAACGCAGCTCTCGCCTGAGAGGAGACTCAAGTTGTCAGCATGGCCGTGATGCTTCTCCATGTGATGTTCTCTGTTCCCGTTGCTGTCCAGGAGTACTACAGGTGTGTGCCGGCCTGGAGCTGCAACGAGCACGAAGTCAAACACATCTGCAGATACCACAGCAGACAAGCAGGGGAAGAAGAGTTCAAGCCCTCTAAAGAAGAGGTCAGTGGGAATCtgctttgctttaaataaaGGTTATTCCTACACAATAATTCCTATTACAATCATTTCAGTCATTTTGTGCAGGGGAAAGCGTAACAGACCCCTCTCTCAGGGGCTACATTTGCATGCTATGAGGTTATCGTTACAAAGcagcatctttttctttccagaaaaatgCGTCCACAGTAGAATCCAGCCAAGCTACAACTCGCCCTCAGCGTGTAAGTTCGCAGAATACCTTGTTTTTAAATCGAGATACAGCATTTCCCGAGCATTTTGCATCCAGCTGGTTAAAACTTACAGTCAGGTGTGGAGATCTTGTGATGGCACAGATTAATCAGCAATAATCGTAATGCACGTATAGATGGGCAAAAGAATGGACAGAGCCTTACACAATTAATTGTAACCCAGATCATGACGTCCTGGCACATAACTGGTTAAATCTGTTTAATATTTTGGACTGATACAAAACGTCAGGACATTGTGAATAATCTTAGGCTGTTGCGGTTTGCATCAGCAGCAATAATCCAGCAGTCCTCCACTCTCACCTCATTTGTGCTCCCAACACATTCCCAACGCCGAAAAAAGGCAAGCAACACATGCGTGCAGCAGTTGCTTCTCCAGTTATGCTTGGCCCTGATACAGTCTTTCTGAAGACTCCTGTTTGCCCAGGAGAAGAAACCCTGATTTTTCCAAACCAAACACCTCACCAAATCAATTTGGGGAACTTCTAAGCCACAAAAGATGAGAAACACGGAAATCTATACCACAGCACAAATTGATGAGAGTATCCTGGTGTATAGATGACTTCCATGTTTATGTTCAAAATTGTTGAGGTTGacagctttcagttttctgaggGAGAAAGTATAGCATGGtgattatttcacagaatcacagaattgtctagattggaagagacctcaagatcattgagtccaacctctgacctaacactaacaagtcctccactaaaccatatcgctaattttccatttccattgaTTTAATCAATAGATTAAATACCTTGACATTCACTAATTTTTGTATTAATAGGAACATTTTGCAGTTTGGTCTGTGTGCTGCCTGTGCACTTTGAAAAAAGTTAATGTTTATGTAgcagattaaatattttcaccCAAATTcaaaatttctatttttatggGAAATTCAAGATATCTAATGACATTTGTGTATTCTCCGCTCCCCACCCCTACAGACCAGGAAAGCTTCCAGAGACATCTACATTGAAGTTTCTCCTGGCACCTATTCTATCACAGCAACCTCCGAGGACATGGTGAAACAAACCCACGTGGTGGACGTCAGTGCGGGACAAAGTATTGATTTAACTTTTGTTCTATGACGTTCGCTGGCGATCATGGGAATAAAATACTAGggtttttttaaagcatgtaaTGAACTATGCATTACTTGTTCATGTTAGCACTTTAATAGTATCCTCTTCTTGAGGACTATATTTTTATGGCCTGTATATCTGTTTTCTACTTGATGCGGCTATATACAGCATACTTTGTACActgattttataaatatttgcgCATTGCTTGCCTTAATTCCAATTATGTGACTGTGTAATTCCAGGCTCCTCCATTTTAAACAATTAAAGATACAATCAGTGGAATAAATACATACTTTAGTCTTTGTGGTGACAGTTTATAttacggaatcacagaatttctaggttggaagagacctcaagatcatcgagtccaacctctgacctaacactaacagtccccactaaaccatatcactaagctctacatctaaacagaTCAGATTCCACAGTTAGAATTAGTAGCGTGATTTGTACAGATCTGTTATCTTTCTGTAGCTGATGGTTTACACTGTTTCAGTTGTAAACTAGTTTCAGTTAATCTTGGAGGAGAATATCAAGTTCTGTGGCTTAAATGCCAAATCTCAGAATTTTGCTGTCTCTATCTTCATATCCTTtactttctcttctgctttaatcctgaaaaaaaatgtttttggctGTCAGCTTGTGTCGTTTCTCTATTCCTTCTGGCTTTCTACAAAGAGAATTTGCTATGCTGAATTCTTCTGGCTATCTCCAGAGGACTGTAGATAAATTGGAGGTTTAACAGACTCTTGCTTTGCATCTATTCAGGCTTTTCGTGCTAATAGTAGTTTACCTGATCTCTCCAGAACTGTAAAGATATCACATCCAAATAATTAGGGACTTAATATAATACaagcctaaccctaaagaaTGAGAATGCTGAAATTCCATGTaggcagaaataatttttcagttattaaaataatagttATCCATATTCTAGAGAGAAAGTGCTTAAATCAGAACTTTTATTTGCTCAATAAATGTAACACTGCTATAGTGTAAGCAGTTTACCTGAAATTTCAGCTCTTGAACTTATCAGCTGTACATTTATTTACTGGATTCTGATTTATCACGTCTCTCTCTGCTTTGTTGTAAGCAAgctctttgctgtttttttctct is part of the Anas platyrhynchos isolate ZD024472 breed Pekin duck chromosome 5, IASCAAS_PekinDuck_T2T, whole genome shotgun sequence genome and harbors:
- the AKIP1 gene encoding A-kinase-interacting protein 1, with the protein product MDGARTAGMARAVLERARRRRREEEAREQRAREPPARLSAAFASLGGLLRRAAAECEEYYRCVPAWSCNEHEVKHICRYHSRQAGEEEFKPSKEEKNASTVESSQATTRPQRTRKASRDIYIEVSPGTYSITATSEDMVKQTHVVDVSAGQSIDLTFVL